TAGGTGGGCTTCTGAAACATGGATAGGCCTCCTTTCAGATTTATTCTGATGCCATGATATCACGTTGCAAGAAACTAAGGAACTGCTGGTTTAGGACCTAAATCGGCAGGGGGACTGAATAGTTACGAAAAGAGCAGTTTAGGATCTCCGGGGATCCTGAAAAAAGTAGCCTGTTGGCAAGAAATATTGTCGTAGCAAAAATAGCGAACAGCCGAACGTCTATACGCAGAGGAATCAGAGATGATCATGTACCGGGCAAGGAAAAACTGGAGGAGTGTTCTTGTCGGTTGGCGATAATACTTGAAGAGTTAAAGAGACCTATGAAGCTGGATTCCATCAGAGGAAAGGAAGGGGAGGCAGCTAAAGCGTATTTTGCTGTGTTAGATAATCTCATAACCACACAATCTGAGGATTTTCCGTTTAACGGTAGAAATCGTAGACCTCCCCTCGACAGAGTAAACGCCTTGCTCTCTTTTGTGTATACGCTTTTATGTCACGATGTCTGTAGTGCCCTCGAAGGGGTCGGTTTGGATCCTCAGGTCGGTTTTTTGCATAGAGAGAGGCCTGGCAGGCCGAGCCTAGCCCTCGATCTAATGGAGGAGTTGCGGCCTTTAATGGCGGATAGATTGGTTATATCTCTCATAAACAGACGCCAAGTTTCCCCTGGTGGATTCATAGTCAGAGAGAGTGGTGGGGTAACGATGGACGATGAGACGAGGAGGGTAGTTCTTGGTGCGTATCAAAAAAGGAAACAAGAGGAAATAAGACACCCATTTCTCGATGAAAAGGTTTCGATGGGGTTGTTGCCACAATGCCAGGCTCTCATCATGGCTCGTTTTCTGAGAGGGGATCTTCCTGAGTACCCTCCGATGAGATGGCGATAACGTAGGAGGGGGCGTTCCTTATGATGGTGCTTGTTACCTACGACGTGGAGACTAAGTCCGCGGATGGGCAGAAGAGGTTGCGACATGTCGCTAAGTTGTGTGAGAATTATGGCCAAAGAGTTCAGAACTCTGTTTTTGAGTGCTTAGTGGATCCTTCTCAGTGGACTGATTTGAGGTATAAATTATTAAAAATAATAGATGAAGAAAAAGACAGCCTCCGATTTTATTTTTTAGGGGCAAACTGGAAAAGACGAGTGGAACATGTTGGAGCAAAACCTGGCTATGATCCAGAGGGTACGCTTATAATTTGATATGGTTTACCAGTAAAACTGTGTCTTGCCCCACCTTCCTGAGCTTTAAGGGCAGTTATGAGGTTTTTTTCGATAACTGCCCTGTCCGATCTAAAGGCATATTTTTAAAAAATTATTGACATTCATTGCTCTATAAGCGTATCCAAGGTTACAGCCCCAGCTCACGATACCCTTCCGCCACCTCATCCCCAAAGGCCACCAGATACACACTCTCCAGTTTGTCATCGGTCTCCAGGAACGCCCTAATAGTCTCAACCGCCACGGTGCAGGCCTCTTTTATCGGGTAGCCGTAGACGCCGCAGCTTATGGCGGGGAATGCCACGGTCTTGCAGTCGTGGTCCCTCGCCAGCTCCAGGCTCCTCCTGTAGCAGGAGGCCAGCAGCTTGGCCTCGCCGGATTTTCCCCCCTTCCACACCGGGCCCACGGTGTGTATCACGTATCTCGCCGGGAGGGAGTATCCAAAGGTTATCTTGCTGTCACCTGTGGTGCATCCCCCCAGTTTTTTGCAGGCCTCAAGGAGCTCAGGCCCGGCGGCCCGGTGGATCGCCCCGTCGACGCCTCCTCCTCCCAACAGGGAGCTGTTGGCGGCGTTGACTATGGCATCCACCTCCATGGTGGTGATATCCCCTCTGAATAGGGTTATACCTCTGCCCATTATCCTCACGCTCCTTCTATCCAGATCCTCAAAATGTCTAGGCAGGAAGGTTAGGAAACCAGCCCTTTTCCGCTAAGACGTCAAAGGCAATGCCGATCTGACGAGATGAAAATTGTTTCTTATGGTCACTCCACGAGTAAATCGCATCTACGATTTGATCCTTATCTAGAGCCTTTTCCTGGGTTACCACCCAGTGAACAGAGGCAAGAAGCTCCATTCCAAAAGGAGATTCAAACCCATTTACTAGCTCCGAAACTCTGTCAAAGCGGTTTGCGGTCGCGGGGGTATCCTCCAGATATGACTTAGCTTTTTCTACCGCTCCAGGCAGGATGTTGATCTGTTTCTCTGGGGTATCTCCCCCATCCAGATATCCTGATACCAGATGTCCCTCTATAACGTTTAGTACGTGTCGTAAGTTGTCTGCGTATGGGCCATACCAAGCTTTGCGATATCTTAATCTAAGAGGTTCTCCTGCCTCTTGCAGAAAGTACATCAGTTTATGTATTTCCAGTAGCGATATAAAAGGATCCATAAAACCATTGAGGTAACGATCCATCAAGCCTATTAAAGCGGCCCGTCCAGCGGTCATCTGAGGTTCTTTGCTACGAACGGTTTTGACGGCATCGTTTAGTTCTAGAGGTTCATATATAACGACGTGAACTTTTTCCAGGTCCTGGAAGGCCGCTAAAATACGGGGTTTTACATCGGACCATTCTAAGCCCCCTAGTCCGCATCCTAAGGGAGGTATGGCGATAGATTTGATGCCTTGGTTTTTAACTAATTCAATCAAGGCCTTCAACCCTATTTCGATATCGTTAATTGTGCTGCTATTGCGCCAGTGTCGTTTTGTTGGAAAGTTTATTATTAATTTAGGGTTGGTAAGTAATCCTGTCTCATAGACAGTCATTTTGCCAGGTTCTACCCTTTTTTCATCGCAGGCTTTTTTGTAGATTTTAAAATTATCTGGGTATGCTTTTTTAAACTGGAGGGCGATACCTCTCCCCATCACTCCCACACAGTTTACGGTGTTGACCAATGCCTCTACATCTTCCGATAGGATGTCTCCGCTTTTATACTCTATCACTATCAACACCTCCTCTGGTTAATAGTACCATTCAGGCATTGTTCTGACAGATAAGTTTTTTTGAAAACTATATAATAAATTATATGTTAAATCAAGCATTTTATTTGACTTGACACCTAGCCTTTCGATGAGACTAAGCGGGAAGCTGTGCTCCATCAAAAATTCAGCTTGTTTACCTTCTTTGATTTTAGGATTGGACCATTGGTCCGACATTATAGCTTCCCAGTTTAGATCTTTGAGGTCATTTATGTTGCTTCGGTCTTCAAAATACCTAGATCCAGCATTGGATAGGGTAAAGGCCCATCGTCTCTGGTTATCCTGAGCCCATCGCAGAGAGTTATAGAGATCAGCCTCAATATGCACTATGGACTCTTGTCCGTCACGGTATGAAAGTTGAGGATGATTTCCCTTGTAGATCAAATATAACATTACCGATCTCGGGCAAAAATAAAAAGGGACGCACTCACCGACGCATAATTCTGGATGGCTGGGGAGCTTGCTTTCTAGCCGTCTTTTTTTGATTTGCTCAATACCTATGTTAACGCTACTTGGGCCTTTCTTTTGAACCTCAGCGTCGCACAGCAAGCAGTTTGAGGACAGTATTTTAGACAACACGTCAAGATGCAATATATGATAGATCTTAGGCCTTTCAGGGATCATCGTTGTCTTCCCCCATCATCCCCACGCTCCTTCCAGGCGGATCCTGTCGGTATCATCGGTTTGCCCGAAAACCCTAACTCCGTTGCCACCTGCTTTTTTCACGGCGTACATGGCCTGATCGGCGTTCTTCGCCAACTCTATCTCGTCGGTTCCGTGGTCTGGGTAGATCGCTATCCCGACGCTACAGGATATCCTGATGGATCGATCGTCGATCTCGAAGGGCCTCTCTATAGCTAACACGATCCTTTCTCCTATCGATCTAGCCTGTTCCTCTCCGAACGGAACCAGAACGACGAACTCGTCTCCCCCTATCCTGCCCACCGTGCCGTCGTTCCCGACGGCGTCGGTTATCCTCTCTGTGGTTTGCCTCAGTACAACGTCGCCGACTGCGTGGCCGAAGTCGTCGTTAACCGGTTTGAACCTGTCCAGGTCTAAAAACATAAGGGATAGTTTTTGTCCCTTGAAGGATGCTTTTTTCATCGCTCTGTCGAGTCTGTCGGAGAAGGCCGCTCGGTTCAGAAGCCCTGTTAATGGATCGGTTTGAGCCATTTTAGCTATCTGCTGTTCCATGTCCTTTTGTTCAGTGACGTCCACTATGGTGGACAGCAGAACTCCCTCGCCGTTGACCGATACTTGGTCTATGGACAGTGCTCCCACGACCTGCCTGCCAGAGGAATGTTTGAACTTTATCTCCATATCCCTAACCGAACCGTCCTGCAAGACTCTGCGTATCATTTTCGATCGCTCCTCTAATGAGGCGCATAGCTCTATTTTTACTATGGTTTTGCCCAGTACATTTTTGTAGTCGAGGCCAAGCATTCTCGTCAGGCCAGGATTGGCGTCTATGATTTCTCCGTCGGAGAGCTTGGTGAGGACTATGCCATGAGGGGATCCGTTGAATACGGCTGAGAATTTTAGTCTCTCCTTGTCCAGTTCCTGCATGAGTTTCTTATTTACCATCAGATTCAGAGCATAGGCCCAGAGCACGATTAGAGTCTGTTGGGCGTAGCCGAAAAATATTTCTATGCCACCGGAGGGAAGCTCTAACGAGTGAGCATCATAGTATAGGGATAAGGCTGTTATAAATCTTGCTACGGCTATTATAAAATATACGACAAAAACTAGCCCAATTCCCAGTGTCAGATTTTTTCTCGATCGGTCAGCGTCGAGTATAGCGATCCTGATGTAGCGCCATGAGAAGTAAGACATCGATGCGGAGAAACAGGCTATCCTTTTGGGAGTGCTGGGATTTAAGTAGGTGAAGTAGGCTATAGCTGATGTAAGTATAGTCAAGATTATAAAGTCTTTGCGGTGAGAGTTTTTTAAGCCTAAGAAGGTTTCCAAACCGATCAAACCGAAGATGAGCCCCACTATCATGAGGCTGTTCACCATCACCACAGAGAAGAATGGACCGACGATCCCCCTCAGAAACATCAGTCCTAGACCTAAGGAAATGAGGATGAAGCCCAAAAAAGAGTATCCAAGACCGCAAAACCGCCCTCTACTCTGTCGCCACAGCGTTCCTACCAGTATGATACACACGCAAAAAAGTATAAAGCCTCCTAGCACAACGGTCCTAAAGTCCAGTCCCTCCACGTGCTATCACCTCCTCTAAGGTCCCCATGGCGAAGGCCGCCCCTATCCTCCCTGCCACCACCGATGCCGCCGCACAGCCGAAGGCGGCGGTTTTAGTCAGATAGTCCTGATGTAGGCGGTGCAGTTCCTCCCTGTCCATCTGTCCCAGCTTTACCAATATCGCCGCCATGAAGGCATCGCCACAGCCGGTGGTGTCTTTGACCTCCACCGGATGGGCCGGAACCGATGTGACCGTCTCTCCCTTTCGGGCCATCGCTCCCCTGGCCCCAAGAGTGAGAAAGGCCACCGATCCCTGTGATATAGGCAGGTCCATCAGCGATTCCTCTGGCTCTTTGCTTGGGCACAGCCACCGAAGGTCGTCGTCGCTGATTTTCACTATATCCGCTTTGGATATGACTTCCATTGCGATGGACCTGAAATGTTCCGGCCTGTCTATCGCCAGAGGGCGGACGTTGGGATCGTAGGCGGTTATGACTCCCGCCTCCCTAAAACGACCGAATAGCCCTAGATAGGTCGATGAGGACGGCTCCTCCAGCAGGGATATGGAGCCGAAGGATAGACAACTCCAACGGCGGGGATCCACCGAGGCCACTTCCTCCTCTTTTAGGGATACGTCGGCGGCGTTGTCCCGGTAAAACCGAAACTGCGGTTTTCCATCTCGGTCAAGGGCGACGAAGGCCAAGGTTGTGGAGGTTCCCCCTTCACGGACCGAGGGGGAGAGATCCAGTCCCTCCCTCTCCATAGCGGACCAAAGTCGGTCCCCGAAGGGATCGCACCCTATTTTCCCCAAAAAGCTAACCGACGCCCCCAGGCGACGAGCCCCTATGGCCACGTTCATAGGGGCTCCTCCTAGGCGACTCTCGAACAGCGTCGAGTCCCCTAGTCCCATGCCTGGGGAGAGGGATATGAGGTCCACCAACGCCTCTCCGGCGCAGAGTATGGCCCTGGTCACGTTAGCCCTCTATCACCGGGATTCGGCGGATGTTCGGGTTTGTGAAGACGTCGGAGCCGTCGTCGCTGTGGGTGGAGAACTCGGACACCACACATCCCTCCGGCCCTGCCTGAAACCAGTGAAGGACGTTGGGCATCAATGTGTACTGGTCTCCGGGGTTTAATGTTATCTGATGCCATACGGTACACCAGGGGCCGCAGAGGTCCGGCGGTTGACAGGAGACCGTTTCGGTTGGGTCTCCCTCGACGAACAGATAACAGGTTCCGTACCGACAGCGGAAGGTCTCCTCTTTGCCGTCGCCTCCGCCGATCGGTGGATGGCGGTGTTCGGGGCTATGCTGATTGGGAAAAAGGACCAGCTCTTTGGTGCATACCCTGTCGGTGTTGACGTAGACTATGATCCCGAGTCCCACGGAGTAGAAGTCGCCTAGGCCGTAGTCCGCCACCTCGTAGCTTTCCCACTCTTCGTCCCTGACGGCGATGTTGGCCTTGGCCGTGAGGTCTTTGGCTTGATAACGGATCTTTTCGTATTCAGCCCGCTTCATGATCTCACCAGCTTTAGGAGTTCTCTCGCCGAACTTGTCGGGTCGGAGGTCCCGACCACCGCCGATACGACCGCTATGCCCGAGGCCCCTGCCTCCATCACCGAGGGGCCGTTCGACAGGGCGATTCCCCCTATGGCTACAATGGGCAAGGTGGTGGAACGGGCTATCTCCCTCAGGCCCTCAAGGCCTATGACCGATGCGTCGTCTTTGGTTCCTGTGGGGAAGATTGCCCCGACCCCTATGTAGTCCGCCCCCTCTTCCTCGGCGATCCGAGCCTGTTCGGGGGTATGGACCGACAGGCCGATCAGGAAAGGTCTCGGTGCCATCTTTCTGGCTTTCGATAGAGGATAGTCCGACTGACCTAGGTGACAGCCGTCGGCCTCTGCTGTCAGTGCGACCTCTAGACGGTCGTTGACGAAGAGCTTGGCCCCCTTGTTATGGCACAGCCCTGTGAGGGAGCGGGCTATTTTCGTCATCTCCGACGAGGACATTGCCTTATCTCTTAGCTGGATGGCGGTGGCTCCTCCGTCCAGCGCCAGACTGGCCTGTTCCGCCAGGGACCTTGGGGCACCGATGGATCTGTCGGGGATCACGTAGAGGCTCAGTATGGATGGGTCCATCTTCATCCCACGATTCTGTCCTGGAGGGACAGTCTACCCTCCAGGTCTCCGAGGCCTGTTCTGGACAGGCCGTAGAGGTGGTCTATAAGGGAGACCTTGAAGCTTCCCGGTCCGGCCTCCAGGGCCTTTTCCGCCGCTATGTCCATGGCGAGAAGGCCCGCTATAGCCGAGGCCAGCACGTCGCCGCTGGATCCCAGTATGGCCGCTATGATCGATCCAACCCCACAGCCTCCGGCGGTTATCCTCTCCATCATGTCGCTTCCTCCGTGGATCTCGAAGACCCTGTTCCCGTCGCTTACGTAGTTCGTCCTGCCTGTGGCTATCGCTATGGTCCCGTACTTCTGGGCCAGCTTAAAGGCAGCGGTGTCCGCTCGACAGGTCCCTGTGGCGTCCACACCTCTGGTAGTTCCCTGACAGCCCGCCATTAGGGCTATCTCCGAGGCGTTGCCTTTTATGATGGAGACGGCGTATCGTCTCATGATGTCGTCCACCAGAGAGGTTCGTTTCTCTGTCGAACCGTAGCCGACGGGGTCGAGCACCACCGGTTTCCCTGTGACACCGGCGGTTCTCATGGCGGCGTGGATGGTCTTTATCGACGACTCGGTGGGAGTCCCTATGTTTATAAGCACCGAGTCGGCGACTCTGACCAGTTCAGGGGCCTCTTTTTCCGACGGAGACATGACCGGCGATGCACCTAGGGCCAGGCATATGTCCGCCTGAAAGGAGGCGGCTACGAAGTTGGTGACGTGGTAGACCAGAGGTCTTATCTGTCCTACGGTCTCCCAGCAGTGTCTGAGTTTTTCCGGTACGTTCATAACTAACACTCTCCTCCCTAAAGCCAATCGGCGGTGACACAGTGTCCTGTCGGGCCGTATCCCTTGCCGGGTTTAAATCCGTTCTCCAGGGCAAGCCTTAGATAAGCCCTGCCTCGTTCCACCGCCTCTTTAAGATCGCATCCCGCCGCCAGCTCGGCGGTTATAGCTGCACTGAGGGTACAGCCTGTGCCGTGGTTGTTTTCCGTCTCTATCCTCGGCGAACTGAGCGTGATCGATTTCCCCGAGATCCAGAGGACGTCGTTCATGGTTTCGCCGCTCAGGTGCCCCCCTTTTACCAATACCCCTTTAGGTCCCATCTCCCCTATGGCGGAGGCAGCGTGAATCATGCCCTGTACGTCCGATATGGACAGTCCTGTCAGTTTTTCCGCCTCCGGTACGTTAGGGGTCACCAGAAGGGCCAAGGGTAGGAGCTGTTCTTTTATGGCTCGTACTGCGGAGTCCTCCAGCAGAGAGTCGCCGCTTTGGGCTACCATTACCGGGTCGACCACCAATTTATCCACCGGCCAGGATCTTATGCCTTCGCAGACCGCCTCTATGGTCTCGCTGTTTCCGAGCATCCCGGTTTTTACCGCTCCGATATTGAAGTCCGACAGGACAGCTTTCATCTGGTCTATTACGATTTCCGGAGGTACGGTGTGTACCCCGTGGACGCCAAGGCTATTTTGGACGGTTATCGCCGTTATGGCCGAGGTTCCGAAGACCTTCAGTGCGGCGAAGGTCTTGAGGTCCGCCTGTATTCCTGCGCCACCACCTGAATCGCTGCCCGCCACCGTCATGGCGAGCCCTCTGTATATGGACAAAAAAAGCACCTCCCTGGATTAGTACCATCTACAAGATACCCTTTTTAGGGCCATTTTTCCATACCTATGCTGTATTATAGAGGTCTCAAACCGTAATATACTAGGAGGTCCTGGACGATGGAAGCAATTTACAGAGAAACTCTGGCCAAGGAGCTGAATATCCCTCAGAGCAGCGTGGTCGCGACGGCGGCACTTTTGGACGAAGGATGTACCGTACCTTTTATAGCCCGCTACCGCAAGGAAGCTACGGGAACCTTGGACGAGGTGGTTATAGCTGCAATAAGGGACGGTCTGGAGAGGCTGGTGGAGACCGATAAAAGGCGAGGGGCGATTATTTCCTCTCTGGAGGAGAGAAAACTTCTCACCGACGATCTCAAGGTCAGGTTGGAGGAGGCCAGGACCCTCACGGCACTGGAGGATATATACCTTCCCTACCGCCCAAAGAGGCGCACAAAGGCCACGATAGCCAGGGAAAAGGGACTTTCCCCTCTGGCGGATACCGTAATGGCCCAAGGCGGTCTGAACCCTCTGGAGATGGCTGAAGGATACGTCGATCCGGAAAAGGGCGTTCAATCCCCTCAGGAGGCCCTGGAGGGGGCCCTCCATATTCTGGCGGAGGAGATCAGCGAGAACATAGAGGCCAGGACGTCTATGAGAGCTATCTTCGTCCGAAACGGACGGATAAAGAGCAAGGTAAAGCCGGGTAAAGAGGAGGAAGGCTCTCGGTTCGCCGACTGGTTCGACTGGGAGGAACCTATCCTCAAGGCCCCTTCCCACAGGATACTGGCCCTTTTCAGAGGGGAGGCGGAAGGGGTTATATCCGTCACCGTTCGTCCGTCGGCGGAGCTGGCCTACGCCAAGCTCGACGGGCTCTTCGTCAAAGGGAGCGGCCCAGACTCAGAGGCGGTCAAAGAGGCGATTCGGGACGGCTACAAGAGGCTTCTCGAGCCCTCTATGGAGACGGAAGCCCGAAACGCCCTGAAGACCAAGGCGGACAGGGAGGCTATTTCGGTTTTCGCCAAAAACGTCAGGGAGGTGTTGATGGCCCCCCCTCTGGGCAGGAAGAGGGTTATGGCCTTGGACCCGGGATATCGAACCGGTGTCAAGGTGACCTGTCTCGACGAGACCGGCGAGATGGTCCATCACGAGACTATCTTTCCCCACACCTCCGCCCATATGAGGGACAAGGCCCTGGAGAGGGCTGGACAGATGTACCGAGAACACCGTATAGATGCGGTGGCGGTAGGAAACGGAACCGCCAGCAGGGAGACGGAGCAGTTTTTGAGGGAATGTCTTCCTGAGGACGCCCAGGTCTACTCGGTCAACGAGAGCGGGGCGTCCATCTACTCCGCATCGACACTTGCGAGGGAGGAATTTCCCGATCTCGATGTGTCCTACAGAGGGGCGGTGTCTATCGGTAGGAGGCTGATGGATCCCTTGGCGGAACTGGTAAAGATAGATCCTAAGTCCATAGGGGTGGGCCAGTATCAGCACGATGTGGATCAGAAGGCCCTCAAGAAGTCTCTGGACGACGTTGTTGCGTCATGCGTCAACTCCGTAGGGGTCGAGGTGAACACCGCCAGCCCTCAGCTTCTCTCCTTCGTGTCGGGGTTGAGCCCTAAGCTGGCGAAGTCGGTGGTGGAGAGAAGGAGACAGGAGGGGCCTTTCAGGACCAGGAAGGAGCTTCTCAAGGTTCCGGGGCTAGGCCCTAAGACCTACCAGCAGGCGGCGGGGTTTATAAGGATAAGAGGAGGGGAACACCCTCTGGACGACAGCTCCGTCCATCCCGAGAGGTACGATCTGGTGGAGAGGATGGCGTCCGACCTGGGATGTTCTGTGACCGATCTGCTCAAAGACCGTGAGCTAAGAGATGCCATAGATCCCTCAAACTACGTAGGAGAGGACGTTGGGCTACCTACAATAAACGATATACTCCAGGAGCTTGCCAAGCCCGGAAGGGATCCGAGGGAAGAGCTAAAACCCTTTTCGTTCGATCCCTCGGTGAACGAGATGTCCGACCTTAAGGCGGGGATGGTTTTGCCCGGGATAGTCACCAACGTGACAAATTTTGGGGCTTTCGTGGATGTGGGAGTCCATCAGGACGGATTGGTTCACGTCAGCGTGCTCTCCGATAAGTTCGTCAAAGATCCCTATCAGGTTGTAAAGCCCGGCCAAAAGGTCTCGGTGACGGTGCTGGAGGTTGACCTCAAGAGAAAGAGGCTGTCCCTCTCGATGAAGAAAAAATAGCAAAGGAGCTCCCTCAGGGAGCTCCTTACCTTCAATACACTAACAGCAGCCTTTACAGTAGGGCTTAAGGGACTCTCGGTATATACTCTCTATAACGTCGGCACCGGAGGGCACTGGGGCCAGAGAGAGAAGGCCAGCTAGGGACGGAGTGGTCTGGGCTAGCTCCACCAGCCTAGGTATGTTCTCCTCGGTGTAGCCCTCGTCGGATAGCTTGGAGCAAACCCCAACCGACTGGAGCCATTTCTCTATGCCCTGGGCCAGGCTGTCCGCCTCGTCGGAGTTGCCTTTGAGCCCAGGCACTATGGTGGAGTAGATGTCCGCCAGTACCTCCGGCTTTGCGGGGTAGGTGTACTTGACCACCGCAGGGAGTATCATAGCCAGTCCCAGACCGTGGGCCAGATCGGGCTTGACGCCGCTCAGGGGATGCTCCAGTGCGTGGGTGAAGTGGAGCAGGCCGTTATCGAAGCAGATACCGGCTATAAGGGACGCGTAGAGCAGGTAGTATCGAGCGGTCAGGTCCTTAGGATCCTCCAGAGCCTTAGGAAGGTAGGTGGATACTAGCCTAATGACCTCTTTAGCTAAAAGGATAGTGTAGGGAGATGCCACTTTCGTGGTGGCCGCCTCGGTGACGTGGTTTATGGCGTCTATGGCGGTGTATCTGGTCTGATCCGGTGACAGGCCGGTCATGAGGGCCGGGTCGTCTATGGCGTAGGCCGGATAGATGCAGTCGTAGGCTATGGCGGGCTTGTACTCTTTTTCAGGTATAGTGACAACGGCAAAGCGGTCCACCTCGGTGCCCGTTCCGTGGGTCAGGTTTATTGCCACCACAGGGGCGGCTTTGACGGGGGTGAACTTGAACTCGTAAAGGCTGCGGGCGTTCTCCTCCGGGTACTCCATGAGGATAGCCGCGCTCTTACCCGCGTCTATAGGGCTGCCTCCTCCTATGGCTACAACCGCCTTGGCTCCAAACTCTTTAGCCATGGCGACTGCGGCGTCTACGTCGTCAGCCTCGGGGTTGGGACGGATTTTGTCGAAAAGAACGTGGCCTACGCCGTGCTTGTCGAAAGCGGCGGTCACGTGGTCCCAGGCTCCGGTGGCCTTGTAGGAGCCTTTCCCTGTGACGCAGAGCACCTTGTCGATGCCTTTGGCCTTAAGATCTTCCACTATAGAGTCTATCTTGGCGATAGCTCCAACTCCAAGGTAGACGGTGGTCTTTGACCTAATCTCTCTTATCTCGTCGATCGGCATTGTGTGATCCCACATATTCGTTTCTCCCCTCCTGGTTCGGATTGTGTTCTATTCTCTATGGCCTCTCGCTTGTTATCGAGATAACAATAGCAGTATACTGAATACTAACGCAAGAGGTAGATGTGAAGTCGCAATAGGTAGATTTTTAAGGTCAAGAGCCGTGAGATCCGTCGTAGATGGTATCATTGGCCCTCAGAGAGGTGAAGGGAGAGGTTCGATCCATGGGATCTAATGTTTTTGACGTAATAGTTGTAGGTGGAGGCCCTGCTGGAATGATGGCCGCTGGTGCCGCCGGCGCTAAAGGGGTTTCGGTGGCCTTGCTTG
This portion of the Dethiosulfovibrio salsuginis genome encodes:
- a CDS encoding Tex family protein, producing MEAIYRETLAKELNIPQSSVVATAALLDEGCTVPFIARYRKEATGTLDEVVIAAIRDGLERLVETDKRRGAIISSLEERKLLTDDLKVRLEEARTLTALEDIYLPYRPKRRTKATIAREKGLSPLADTVMAQGGLNPLEMAEGYVDPEKGVQSPQEALEGALHILAEEISENIEARTSMRAIFVRNGRIKSKVKPGKEEEGSRFADWFDWEEPILKAPSHRILALFRGEAEGVISVTVRPSAELAYAKLDGLFVKGSGPDSEAVKEAIRDGYKRLLEPSMETEARNALKTKADREAISVFAKNVREVLMAPPLGRKRVMALDPGYRTGVKVTCLDETGEMVHHETIFPHTSAHMRDKALERAGQMYREHRIDAVAVGNGTASRETEQFLRECLPEDAQVYSVNESGASIYSASTLAREEFPDLDVSYRGAVSIGRRLMDPLAELVKIDPKSIGVGQYQHDVDQKALKKSLDDVVASCVNSVGVEVNTASPQLLSFVSGLSPKLAKSVVERRRQEGPFRTRKELLKVPGLGPKTYQQAAGFIRIRGGEHPLDDSSVHPERYDLVERMASDLGCSVTDLLKDRELRDAIDPSNYVGEDVGLPTINDILQELAKPGRDPREELKPFSFDPSVNEMSDLKAGMVLPGIVTNVTNFGAFVDVGVHQDGLVHVSVLSDKFVKDPYQVVKPGQKVSVTVLEVDLKRKRLSLSMKKK
- a CDS encoding iron-containing alcohol dehydrogenase — protein: MWDHTMPIDEIREIRSKTTVYLGVGAIAKIDSIVEDLKAKGIDKVLCVTGKGSYKATGAWDHVTAAFDKHGVGHVLFDKIRPNPEADDVDAAVAMAKEFGAKAVVAIGGGSPIDAGKSAAILMEYPEENARSLYEFKFTPVKAAPVVAINLTHGTGTEVDRFAVVTIPEKEYKPAIAYDCIYPAYAIDDPALMTGLSPDQTRYTAIDAINHVTEAATTKVASPYTILLAKEVIRLVSTYLPKALEDPKDLTARYYLLYASLIAGICFDNGLLHFTHALEHPLSGVKPDLAHGLGLAMILPAVVKYTYPAKPEVLADIYSTIVPGLKGNSDEADSLAQGIEKWLQSVGVCSKLSDEGYTEENIPRLVELAQTTPSLAGLLSLAPVPSGADVIESIYRESLKPYCKGCC
- the thiD gene encoding bifunctional hydroxymethylpyrimidine kinase/phosphomethylpyrimidine kinase, which encodes MSIYRGLAMTVAGSDSGGGAGIQADLKTFAALKVFGTSAITAITVQNSLGVHGVHTVPPEIVIDQMKAVLSDFNIGAVKTGMLGNSETIEAVCEGIRSWPVDKLVVDPVMVAQSGDSLLEDSAVRAIKEQLLPLALLVTPNVPEAEKLTGLSISDVQGMIHAASAIGEMGPKGVLVKGGHLSGETMNDVLWISGKSITLSSPRIETENNHGTGCTLSAAITAELAAGCDLKEAVERGRAYLRLALENGFKPGKGYGPTGHCVTADWL